Proteins from one Porites lutea chromosome 3, jaPorLute2.1, whole genome shotgun sequence genomic window:
- the LOC140932380 gene encoding uncharacterized protein codes for MVLPFGVRSAPYSFTCIADLVEWVAKQNYDVTFLMHYLGDFHILGPPGSSVCQHNVDRSIDCFSKLGIPLHPDKLEGPSMCLTILGIELDSLNLLARLPRDKLDRMTALLEDWSQKRWCKRKELESLIGHFQHACKVVPQGRSFLRRMINLLCAFRRDDHPIRLHQEFFLDLAKWQEFFQSWNGCNFLQYPQWAPLSDFEVSSDASGALGYGAVFQGHRFSSAWLPTQVSQSIQYKEIFPIVVAAYLWGPQWASKQVNFLSDNRSVVDILRSGTSRAPTMMSLVRYLSLLAARHSFSFTASPVTGKFNPIVDSLSGFQFQRFRCLAPHADSIPTQIPQQLLSVLELRCEINATSI; via the coding sequence ATGGTCCTGCCTTTCGGTGTAAGGTCAGCTCCATATAGCTTCACATGTATAGCAGATTTAGTGGAGTGGGTGGCCAAGCAAAACTACGATGTCACCTTCCTGATGCATTACCTTGGTGACTTCCACATTCTTGGCCCTCCCGGCTCCTCTGTCTGTCAACACAATGTGGACAGGTCAATTGACTGTTTTTCTAAGCTTGGCATCCCTCTCCATCCAGACAAACTAGAAGGGCCATCGATGTGCCTAACCATCCTGGGCATTGAACTGGACTCTCTTAATCTGCTGGCACGCCTTCCTCGGGACAAATTGGATAGGATGACTGCCTTGTTGGAGGATTGGTCACAAAAGCGTTGGTGTAAACGCAAGGAACTGGAGTCTCTAATAGGTCACTTTCAGCATGCCTGCAAGGTCGTACCCCAAGGTCGCTCATTCTTGCGCCGAATGATCAACCTGCTATGTGCCTTTCGACGCGATGACCACCCGATTCGTCTCCATCAAGAGTTCTTTCTTGACCTAGCCAAGTGGCAAGAGTTTTTCCAGTCTTGGAATGGTTGCAACTTCCTTCAGTACCCCCAGTGGGCTCCACTATCCGACTTCGAGGTTTCTTCAGATGCCTCTGGGGCTCTTGGTTACGGAGCAGTCTTCCAGGGTCACAGGTTTTCAAGTGCATGGCTCCCAACACAGGTCTCTCAGTCTATCCAGTACAAGGAAATTTTCCCTATCGTCGTGGCAGCTTACCTCTGGGGTCCCCAGTGGGCCTCCAAACAGGTCAACTTCCTATCAGATAACCGCTCAGTGGTGGACATTCTGCGGTCTGGCACTTCAAGAGCTCCTACCATGATGTCCTTGGTTCGCTATCTGTCCCTATTGGCAGCTCGCCACTCCTTCTCGTTCACTGCCTCCCCAGTTACAGGGAAGTTTAACCCCATTGTTGACTCCCTGTCTGGCTTTCAGTTTCAGCGCTTTCGCTGCCTAGCCCCTCATGCAGACTCCATTCCAACCCAGATTCCGCAGCAGCTCCTCTCGGTCTTGGAACTTCGCTGTGAGATAAATGCCACTTCTATTTGA